From one Streptomyces sp. N50 genomic stretch:
- a CDS encoding acetoacetate--CoA ligase, whose translation MTTPYANPSWTPDPEAAARSRIADFGRWAARHQGVETDLTDYPTLHRWSVTDLEGFWGAVWEYFDVDADTPYQRVLADERMPGARWFPGATLNYAHHALRNLVDDDVAIVALDETGSGYEVTGKRLRSQVASVAATLRDLGVGQGDRVVGYLPNTPHAIVAFLAAASLGAVWSVCGQDYAPTAAADRFAQLEPTVLIAADGYLFNGTTYDRREATLQLARVLPTLKATVLVDHVGLPGLSSNYPSLVLPWEETATRTEQLTCTPVPFDHPLWVVFSSGTTGLPKGIVHGHGGVLLEHLKTLGLQSDLGPGDRLLWYTTTHWMMWNLVVSTLLTGATTCTYDGSPALLTHPDILWHLAARHRVTLFGTSPQYLLGMAKFGIDPSVHDLSSIRAVGCTGSALPASAYPWVGEHLGAHVQLASISGGTDVVSGFAGGAPTVPVRAGELSAPYLGVALAAYDEEGLPVVDRVGELVVTRPMPSMPLYFWNDPDGSRYRDAYFSTYDGVWRHGDWITLTSHGSVIVHGRSDSTLNRSGVRLGSADIHDVVERLPEITEALVIGAEEPDGGYWMPLFVVLAAGTELDDALRDRIREAIRTGASPRHVPDEIIEVAGIPHTRTGKKLEVPVKRLLQGAPVDQVVNPAAVDAPDLIEYYARLGVERRAQRRGSRQT comes from the coding sequence ATGACCACGCCGTACGCGAACCCGTCCTGGACCCCCGACCCGGAAGCCGCCGCGCGCAGCCGGATCGCGGACTTCGGCCGCTGGGCCGCCCGGCACCAGGGTGTCGAAACCGACCTCACCGACTACCCCACCCTGCACCGCTGGTCGGTCACCGACCTGGAGGGCTTCTGGGGCGCGGTCTGGGAGTACTTCGACGTCGACGCGGACACGCCGTACCAGAGGGTGCTGGCCGACGAGAGGATGCCCGGCGCCCGCTGGTTCCCCGGCGCCACCCTCAACTACGCCCACCACGCCCTGCGCAACCTCGTGGACGACGACGTGGCGATCGTCGCTCTCGACGAGACCGGTTCCGGGTACGAGGTGACCGGGAAGCGGCTGCGCTCGCAGGTCGCTTCGGTCGCCGCCACCCTGCGCGACCTGGGAGTGGGCCAGGGCGACCGGGTCGTCGGATATCTCCCCAACACCCCGCACGCGATCGTCGCGTTCCTGGCCGCCGCGAGTCTCGGCGCCGTCTGGTCGGTGTGCGGGCAGGACTACGCCCCCACGGCCGCCGCCGACCGCTTCGCGCAACTCGAACCCACCGTCCTGATCGCGGCCGACGGCTACCTCTTCAACGGCACCACCTACGACCGCCGCGAGGCCACCCTCCAACTGGCCCGCGTCCTGCCGACGTTGAAGGCCACCGTGCTGGTGGACCACGTGGGGCTGCCGGGGCTCTCGTCGAACTACCCGTCGCTGGTCCTCCCTTGGGAGGAGACGGCGACGCGCACCGAACAACTCACCTGCACGCCCGTGCCGTTCGACCACCCCCTCTGGGTCGTGTTCTCCTCCGGCACGACCGGCTTGCCCAAGGGCATCGTCCACGGCCACGGCGGCGTCCTCCTGGAGCACCTGAAGACCCTCGGCCTCCAGTCCGACCTGGGCCCCGGCGACCGCCTGCTCTGGTACACCACCACCCACTGGATGATGTGGAACCTCGTCGTCTCCACGCTCCTGACGGGTGCCACGACCTGCACGTACGACGGCAGCCCCGCCCTGCTGACCCACCCCGACATCCTCTGGCACCTGGCGGCCCGGCACCGCGTCACCCTGTTCGGCACCAGTCCCCAGTACCTGCTGGGCATGGCCAAGTTCGGCATCGACCCGTCGGTGCACGACCTGTCGTCGATCCGCGCGGTCGGCTGCACCGGCTCCGCGCTGCCCGCCTCCGCCTACCCCTGGGTCGGCGAGCACCTCGGCGCACACGTCCAGCTCGCCTCCATCAGCGGCGGTACCGACGTCGTCTCCGGCTTCGCCGGCGGAGCACCCACCGTCCCCGTACGGGCCGGCGAGCTGTCCGCGCCCTACCTCGGCGTGGCGCTGGCCGCGTACGACGAGGAGGGCCTGCCGGTCGTGGACCGGGTCGGTGAGCTGGTGGTGACCCGCCCGATGCCGTCGATGCCGCTGTACTTCTGGAACGACCCCGACGGCAGCCGCTACCGCGACGCCTACTTCTCCACGTACGACGGCGTGTGGCGGCACGGCGACTGGATCACCCTCACCTCTCACGGCTCGGTGATCGTGCACGGCCGCTCCGACTCCACCCTCAACCGCAGCGGCGTACGTCTGGGCAGTGCCGACATCCACGACGTGGTCGAGCGGCTGCCGGAGATCACGGAGGCGCTGGTCATCGGCGCGGAGGAGCCGGACGGCGGGTACTGGATGCCCCTGTTCGTGGTCCTCGCGGCCGGTACCGAACTGGACGACGCCCTGCGCGACCGCATCCGCGAGGCCATCCGCACCGGCGCCTCTCCCCGGCACGTCCCCGACGAGATCATCGAGGTGGCGGGCATCCCGCACACCCGCACCGGCAAGAAGCTGGAGGTCCCGGTCAAACGCCTGCTCCAGGGCGCCCCGGTCGACCAGGTCGTCAACCCGGCCGCCGTGGACGCCCCAGACCTGATCGAGTACTACGCCCGTCTGGGCGTCGAACGTCGCGCTCAGCGGCGCGGTAGTCGTCAAACTTGA
- a CDS encoding bifunctional 3-(3-hydroxy-phenyl)propionate/3-hydroxycinnamic acid hydroxylase, giving the protein MTADQAAGPDSAEHVPVVIVGAGPVGVTAALLLARHGVRTVVLERHHDVYPLPRAVATDDEVRRILQAAGIADEFAAVARPARGLRLLDARHRVIAEFRRSPQGHHGYPQTSMFDQPELERLLREALARRPECELRGGAEVTAVGQRGDGPVRVAYRDDDGEHLLLADAVLGCDGAGGLIRDAIGARWEDLRFEEHWTVIDVTTKAAVRCWEGVDQVCDPNRPATFMRIGEDRYRWEFRLGEGEDLDAERLRELVAPWIDISGSDDFHVIRQAQYTFRARIADRWRRGRVFLLGDAAHLTPPFVGQGLCSGLRDAHNLSWKLARVLQQGGDERLLDTYERERKPHARHLIRLAVATGWAMTGGQDRAAALRRTAVATVCRIPGVTGRASRDLGRPLSAGPLTRRSRLGGTSCPQPRVTTEDGQHLRFDDVLGDSFAVLTAVPLPPALRALTDGLGAQVVDVHESGDDGTLAAWLRAGHADAVLLRPDRVVLDAVPAGGGDFTDTAAWAPLLCTTRGPVEQPASTPLPRSTAR; this is encoded by the coding sequence ATGACCGCCGACCAAGCCGCAGGACCGGACTCCGCCGAGCACGTGCCGGTCGTGATCGTCGGAGCCGGGCCCGTGGGGGTGACCGCCGCCCTGCTGCTCGCCCGGCACGGGGTGAGGACCGTAGTCCTCGAACGCCACCACGACGTCTACCCCCTGCCCCGTGCCGTCGCCACCGACGACGAGGTCCGCCGCATCCTCCAAGCCGCCGGAATCGCCGACGAGTTCGCCGCCGTCGCCCGCCCCGCGCGCGGACTGCGGCTGCTGGACGCCCGCCACCGCGTGATCGCCGAATTCCGGCGCTCACCGCAGGGCCACCACGGCTACCCGCAGACCAGCATGTTCGACCAGCCCGAACTGGAACGGCTGCTGCGCGAGGCGCTCGCCCGCCGACCGGAGTGCGAGCTGCGGGGCGGAGCGGAGGTGACGGCGGTCGGACAGCGCGGCGACGGGCCGGTGCGTGTCGCCTACCGCGACGACGACGGCGAGCACCTGCTCCTCGCGGACGCCGTCCTCGGCTGCGACGGCGCGGGCGGTCTCATCCGCGACGCCATCGGCGCGCGGTGGGAGGACCTTCGCTTCGAGGAACACTGGACCGTCATCGACGTGACGACGAAAGCCGCCGTCCGCTGCTGGGAAGGCGTCGACCAGGTCTGCGACCCGAACCGCCCGGCTACCTTCATGCGCATCGGCGAGGACCGCTACCGCTGGGAGTTCCGGCTGGGGGAGGGGGAGGACCTCGACGCCGAGCGGCTGCGCGAGCTGGTCGCCCCCTGGATCGACATCTCCGGCAGCGACGACTTCCACGTCATCCGGCAGGCGCAGTACACCTTCCGGGCCCGGATCGCCGACCGCTGGCGCCGGGGCCGCGTCTTCCTTCTCGGCGACGCCGCCCACCTCACCCCGCCGTTCGTCGGACAGGGCCTGTGTTCGGGTCTGCGCGACGCGCACAACCTGAGCTGGAAACTCGCCCGCGTCCTTCAACAGGGCGGCGACGAGCGGCTGTTGGACACCTACGAGCGGGAACGCAAGCCGCACGCCCGCCATCTGATCCGCCTCGCGGTCGCCACCGGCTGGGCGATGACCGGTGGCCAGGACCGCGCCGCCGCACTGCGCCGCACCGCCGTCGCCACGGTCTGCCGCATACCGGGGGTGACGGGCAGGGCGAGCCGGGATCTCGGCCGTCCGCTGTCCGCCGGTCCGCTGACCCGCCGCAGCCGACTCGGCGGCACCTCGTGCCCGCAGCCCCGGGTGACGACCGAGGACGGACAACACCTCCGCTTCGACGACGTCCTCGGCGACTCCTTCGCCGTGCTGACCGCGGTGCCGCTGCCGCCCGCACTGCGCGCGCTCACCGACGGACTCGGCGCCCAGGTCGTCGACGTCCACGAGTCCGGCGACGACGGCACCCTCGCCGCCTGGCTGCGCGCCGGCCACGCCGACGCCGTCCTGCTGCGCCCCGACCGCGTCGTCCTGGACGCCGTCCCGGCGGGCGGCGGCGACTTCACCGACACCGCCGCCTGGGCGCCCCTGCTCTGCACCACCCGCGGGCCCGTCGAACAGCCCGCGTCCACCCCGCTGCCGAGGAGCACCGCGCGATGA
- a CDS encoding fumarylacetoacetate hydrolase family protein: MSTNVLRTADGWWVVRDARAVRVDTKAVTTAELLADRAAVSEAAGSGEAGTPVADLVALSPVTTPCRVVAQMVNYRSHARDSGFTGDIPPAFFRKASGSVSGPGGAIVRPSHVNFLDYEVELGLVMGAPLPVGTVVEERDLPSYVAGLVVTNDVSARDVQLTKTQFYESKSYPTFTPTGPHLALLEPEDFGHLLDLRLRLSVNGELRQDRTLADMIVRPAQALTLLARFQTLDPGDLLLTGTPGGTALKAPPKAVEKIGALLPPAVKWKAFFKTQAKNPHYLHQGDVVTATIATPDGRIDLGEQRTPVADAN; encoded by the coding sequence ATGAGCACCAACGTCCTGCGCACCGCCGACGGTTGGTGGGTGGTGCGCGACGCGCGCGCCGTCCGCGTCGACACCAAGGCCGTCACCACCGCCGAGCTGCTGGCCGACCGGGCCGCTGTGAGCGAGGCCGCCGGCTCAGGCGAGGCAGGTACCCCCGTGGCCGATCTGGTCGCCCTCTCCCCGGTCACCACGCCCTGCCGGGTGGTCGCCCAGATGGTCAACTACCGCAGCCACGCCCGCGATTCGGGCTTCACCGGCGACATCCCGCCCGCCTTCTTCCGCAAGGCGTCCGGCTCGGTCAGCGGCCCCGGCGGCGCCATCGTCCGGCCGTCGCATGTGAACTTCCTCGACTACGAAGTGGAGTTGGGCCTCGTCATGGGCGCGCCCCTGCCGGTGGGCACCGTCGTCGAGGAGCGGGATCTGCCGTCGTACGTCGCCGGGCTCGTCGTCACGAACGACGTCAGTGCGCGCGACGTGCAGCTGACCAAGACGCAGTTCTACGAGAGCAAGTCGTACCCCACCTTCACGCCGACCGGCCCCCACCTGGCGCTGCTGGAGCCGGAGGACTTCGGTCATCTCCTCGATCTGCGGCTGAGGTTGAGCGTCAACGGCGAGCTGCGTCAGGACCGCACCCTCGCCGACATGATCGTCCGCCCGGCGCAGGCCCTCACCCTGCTGGCCCGGTTCCAGACCCTCGACCCCGGCGACCTGCTGCTGACCGGCACACCCGGCGGCACGGCCCTGAAGGCCCCGCCCAAGGCGGTCGAGAAGATCGGCGCGCTGCTACCGCCCGCCGTGAAGTGGAAGGCGTTCTTCAAGACCCAGGCCAAGAACCCCCACTACCTGCACCAGGGCGACGTCGTCACCGCCACCATCGCCACCCCGGACGGCCGGATCGACCTGGGCGAGCAGCGCACGCCCGTGGCCGACGCGAACTGA
- a CDS encoding VOC family protein, whose amino-acid sequence MSDTRVAEAAVATPHQDLHSEQGALRGERPGRSRNPVIKVADLAWLEFEKPDLDRAEVFARDFGFGIAARTDRELWLRGTFAGSPCMVIRRGCTSRFIGPAFRAAERADLDRLARATGTDVRDADVPGGGKAVGLLDPSGFPVRVVHCAEALPALPGQQPLLLNFGTDHRRTNRTQRPPREPSRIQRLGHVVLETRVFGRALDWYLDTLGMIVSDFLFLDGQRERGPTMAFIRCDLGGVPADHHTLAMHLGPGTGYVHSAYQVTDLDSIAAGGEYLNERGYKRSWGIGRHIQGSQLFDYWRDPDQFMLEHFADGDLFSHDVEPGWAPMSASGLAQWGPPATRDFLGTSPSPAKVREVLRALRGDNELDPARLLGLMKAMNS is encoded by the coding sequence ATGTCTGACACACGCGTGGCCGAAGCCGCCGTCGCGACGCCCCACCAGGACCTTCACAGCGAGCAGGGCGCCCTGCGCGGCGAACGCCCCGGCCGGTCCCGGAACCCCGTGATCAAGGTCGCCGACCTGGCCTGGCTGGAGTTCGAGAAGCCCGACCTGGACCGGGCCGAGGTCTTCGCCCGTGACTTCGGCTTCGGTATCGCGGCCCGCACGGATCGGGAGCTGTGGCTGCGGGGCACGTTCGCGGGCTCGCCCTGCATGGTGATCCGGCGCGGTTGTACGTCCCGTTTCATCGGCCCGGCGTTCCGTGCCGCCGAGCGGGCCGACCTGGACCGGCTGGCCCGGGCGACAGGGACGGACGTACGGGACGCGGACGTGCCCGGTGGAGGCAAGGCGGTCGGTCTGCTCGACCCGTCCGGCTTCCCGGTGCGGGTCGTGCACTGTGCCGAGGCCCTGCCGGCGCTGCCCGGGCAGCAGCCGCTGCTCCTCAACTTCGGTACGGATCACCGTCGTACGAACCGCACGCAGCGTCCGCCCCGCGAGCCGTCCCGGATTCAGCGACTGGGCCATGTGGTGCTGGAGACACGGGTGTTCGGCCGGGCCCTGGACTGGTACCTGGACACGCTCGGGATGATCGTGTCCGACTTCCTGTTCCTGGACGGTCAGCGCGAGCGGGGTCCGACGATGGCGTTCATCCGCTGCGACCTGGGCGGCGTACCGGCCGATCACCACACGCTGGCCATGCACCTGGGGCCGGGGACGGGGTATGTGCACTCCGCCTATCAGGTCACCGACCTGGACTCGATCGCCGCGGGTGGTGAGTACCTCAACGAGCGTGGATACAAGCGCAGTTGGGGCATCGGCCGGCACATCCAGGGCAGCCAGCTCTTCGACTACTGGCGCGACCCCGACCAGTTCATGCTGGAGCACTTCGCCGACGGCGACCTGTTCTCCCACGACGTCGAACCCGGCTGGGCACCGATGTCGGCGAGCGGGTTGGCCCAGTGGGGGCCGCCGGCCACCCGTGACTTCCTGGGCACCAGTCCGTCCCCCGCCAAGGTCCGCGAGGTGCTGCGTGCCCTGCGCGGCGACAACGAACTCGATCCCGCACGTCTGCTGGGCCTGATGAAAGCGATGAACTCATGA
- a CDS encoding TetR/AcrR family transcriptional regulator, translated as MSTSAPPSNRFERRRAETRGALVRAARQILAETGDTSVSIQAIAERADVGFGSFYNHFESKTELFEAAVVDALEEFGQTFDERLNGIDDPAELVTAGFRLSARMADSHPELMQVLRRRGLGHLYSDNGLATRALRDLQVGIASGRFTDVEPVVALSALGGTLLSLVELRFARPELDGDEAATDLAEMVLRMLGVPPDDAHEVARRPLPDLG; from the coding sequence ATGTCCACCTCAGCCCCGCCCAGCAACCGGTTCGAACGCCGCCGCGCCGAAACCCGCGGAGCGCTCGTCCGAGCCGCCCGGCAGATACTCGCCGAGACCGGGGACACCAGCGTCAGCATCCAGGCGATCGCCGAACGCGCCGACGTCGGCTTCGGCTCCTTCTACAACCACTTCGAGTCCAAGACGGAGCTGTTCGAGGCAGCGGTGGTGGACGCCCTGGAGGAATTCGGCCAGACCTTCGACGAGCGGCTGAACGGGATCGACGACCCCGCGGAACTCGTCACGGCCGGCTTCCGGCTCAGCGCCCGCATGGCCGACTCCCACCCGGAGCTCATGCAGGTGCTGCGCCGGCGCGGCCTCGGCCACCTCTACTCGGACAACGGCCTGGCGACCCGCGCGCTGCGCGATCTTCAGGTCGGCATCGCCTCAGGCCGCTTCACCGACGTCGAGCCGGTCGTGGCCCTCTCCGCGCTGGGCGGGACCCTGCTGTCCTTGGTGGAGCTGCGGTTCGCCCGCCCCGAACTGGACGGTGACGAGGCCGCGACCGATCTCGCCGAGATGGTCCTGCGCATGCTGGGCGTACCACCGGATGACGCCCACGAGGTCGCCCGTCGACCGCTGCCCGATCTGGGCTGA
- a CDS encoding DUF2993 domain-containing protein, translating to MSTSQHRHDDGSQYEPHYSSYDRYNYGYGYGSQDEATLCEPYASPGLRRSRRHPRAVATTTLVALAVLSVAADRVVAARIESRTAKAFQEGMDTPLPPQVHVRGFPVLTQAASGTLRHVDITAHDIPAQGATRPLPVSELSLRLQGLTKSDDDSEARADSAEATAFLSYTDVSNTLGLEISQGSRPGQVRAVVLVPLGKQVTVTTTVTAASGNRIAFKNFDVTAGALPAPGSAALDKVFEQPIQLRNIPHGLHLRSVTTTTDGLIAHFSGHSVTFRADDAPQDSAGGSDAVVRRVSTLQLGR from the coding sequence TTGTCCACGTCCCAGCACAGGCACGACGACGGCTCGCAGTACGAGCCCCACTACTCCTCTTATGACCGCTACAACTACGGCTACGGCTATGGCTCTCAGGACGAGGCCACTCTCTGCGAACCGTACGCATCGCCCGGGCTCCGGCGGAGTCGACGGCACCCCCGCGCTGTCGCGACCACCACTCTTGTCGCGCTGGCCGTCCTTTCCGTTGCCGCCGACCGGGTCGTGGCGGCACGCATAGAGTCACGCACGGCCAAGGCGTTCCAGGAGGGCATGGACACGCCTCTGCCTCCGCAGGTCCACGTCCGAGGCTTCCCCGTCCTGACCCAGGCGGCCTCCGGAACCCTGCGACACGTGGACATCACCGCTCACGACATACCGGCCCAGGGGGCCACCCGCCCACTGCCGGTATCCGAACTCTCCCTCCGGCTCCAGGGGTTGACGAAGTCGGACGACGACAGCGAGGCACGGGCCGACAGTGCCGAGGCGACCGCCTTCCTGTCCTACACGGACGTGTCGAACACCCTCGGGTTGGAGATCTCCCAGGGCAGCCGCCCGGGTCAGGTGAGAGCGGTGGTCCTCGTCCCCCTCGGGAAGCAGGTCACTGTGACGACGACCGTTACGGCGGCCTCGGGCAATCGCATCGCCTTCAAGAACTTCGACGTCACGGCCGGTGCGCTGCCCGCCCCCGGGAGCGCCGCGCTGGACAAGGTCTTCGAGCAGCCCATCCAGCTGCGGAACATCCCCCACGGCCTGCACCTGCGCTCGGTCACCACCACGACCGACGGCCTGATCGCCCACTTCTCGGGGCACTCGGTCACCTTCCGAGCCGACGACGCCCCTCAGGACAGCGCCGGAGGATCCGACGCCGTGGTCCGGAGGGTTTCGACTCTCCAACTCGGCCGGTGA
- a CDS encoding Stk1 family PASTA domain-containing Ser/Thr kinase: MNLGGPDDLTLAQQGHPVALIAGRYELRHLLGSGGMAEVYLAHDLRLDRSVAVKTLRGDLAHEPALQERFRREAQSTASLNHPAIAAVYDTGEEVAYGGSRLPYLVMEYVDGTTLRDALHSGPPMTAERALAVTAGVLRALAHSHQHGIVHRDIKPANVMLNWAGDVKVMDFGIARDARDVGMTQTSVVIGTAQYLSPEQAMGRETDARSDLYSIGCLLYELLTFRTPFTGETPMALMYQHIQEVPRPPSLYNPEVGPQVDAIVQRALEKDPGHRYQSAEQMLADIEAFLGTGLLMSGAEPPPVEGDFPYDDADQEEESGRRRGTVVLITAGVAVVVLALVVGWFMFGRGAADDGTTDVPDLVGQSLEEARRTAENVDLTVTVDKREPCADQPSGHICEQNPVEGELAKGEAVSVTVSTGAPKVEVPDVTDKDEDDASRILEDKGFKVKFRHVTSGSEDPGTVLKQDPEGGEKAEKGTEITLTAAKEAQKATVPDLTGATVSEARKLLAAQDLRLGSTTEVESDAESGTVVGQSVASGDEVEPGTAIGVKIAKAVQTVQIPTDIVGKTLAEVQDELDALGLQVAVATGYSQASDAVVTSSTPAAGSEVEAGSTVVVVTQDAATDQSDGGATPGGDTSGGTETTARQLLPVLPIPR; the protein is encoded by the coding sequence GTGAATCTCGGCGGACCAGACGACCTGACGCTCGCCCAGCAGGGGCACCCGGTGGCCCTCATCGCCGGCCGGTACGAGCTGCGACACCTGCTCGGCTCCGGCGGTATGGCCGAGGTGTATCTCGCGCACGATCTCCGGCTCGACCGCAGCGTGGCCGTGAAGACCCTGCGCGGCGACCTCGCCCACGAACCGGCGCTTCAGGAACGGTTCCGGAGGGAGGCGCAGTCCACCGCTTCGCTCAACCATCCCGCCATCGCAGCGGTGTATGACACGGGGGAGGAGGTGGCTTACGGCGGGTCCCGGTTGCCGTACCTCGTGATGGAGTACGTCGACGGGACCACCCTGCGCGACGCCCTGCACTCCGGGCCGCCGATGACCGCCGAACGGGCCCTTGCGGTGACGGCCGGAGTCCTGCGGGCCCTGGCCCACTCCCATCAGCACGGCATCGTGCACCGGGACATCAAACCGGCCAACGTCATGCTGAACTGGGCCGGAGATGTCAAGGTCATGGACTTCGGGATCGCCCGGGACGCCCGGGACGTCGGCATGACGCAGACGTCGGTCGTGATCGGGACCGCCCAGTACCTCTCGCCGGAACAGGCGATGGGACGGGAGACCGACGCGCGGTCCGACCTGTACTCCATCGGCTGCCTGCTGTACGAACTGCTGACCTTCCGCACGCCGTTCACCGGCGAGACGCCGATGGCATTGATGTACCAGCACATCCAGGAAGTCCCGCGCCCGCCGAGCCTCTACAACCCGGAGGTCGGCCCCCAGGTGGACGCGATCGTCCAGCGCGCCCTGGAGAAGGATCCCGGACACCGGTACCAGTCCGCCGAGCAGATGCTCGCCGACATCGAGGCGTTCCTCGGTACGGGCCTGCTCATGTCGGGCGCCGAACCCCCGCCTGTGGAGGGCGACTTCCCCTACGACGACGCCGACCAGGAGGAGGAGAGCGGTCGGCGCAGGGGAACCGTCGTGCTGATCACGGCGGGCGTCGCCGTCGTCGTCCTGGCTTTGGTAGTGGGCTGGTTCATGTTCGGGCGTGGTGCGGCCGACGACGGCACGACCGACGTACCCGACCTTGTGGGCCAGAGCCTGGAGGAGGCGCGACGTACCGCGGAGAACGTCGACCTCACCGTCACCGTTGACAAGCGGGAGCCCTGCGCGGACCAGCCGAGCGGCCACATTTGCGAGCAGAACCCAGTGGAAGGGGAGCTCGCCAAGGGTGAGGCAGTCTCGGTCACCGTGTCCACCGGGGCGCCCAAGGTCGAGGTGCCGGACGTCACGGACAAGGACGAGGACGACGCGTCCCGGATCCTGGAGGACAAGGGATTCAAGGTGAAGTTCCGGCACGTCACATCCGGCAGCGAGGACCCCGGAACCGTCCTCAAGCAGGACCCGGAGGGCGGTGAGAAAGCAGAGAAGGGCACCGAGATCACCCTCACGGCGGCCAAGGAGGCGCAGAAGGCCACGGTTCCGGACCTCACGGGTGCGACCGTGAGCGAGGCCCGGAAGCTGCTGGCCGCACAGGACCTGAGACTGGGCAGTACGACCGAGGTCGAGAGCGACGCCGAGTCGGGGACCGTGGTGGGACAGAGCGTCGCTTCCGGCGACGAGGTCGAGCCGGGTACGGCGATCGGCGTGAAGATCGCCAAGGCCGTGCAGACCGTGCAGATCCCCACCGACATCGTCGGCAAGACCCTTGCCGAGGTGCAGGACGAACTGGACGCGCTCGGCCTCCAGGTCGCCGTCGCCACCGGATACTCCCAAGCGTCCGACGCGGTGGTGACGTCGAGCACTCCAGCCGCGGGGAGCGAGGTGGAGGCGGGAAGCACCGTGGTCGTCGTCACTCAGGACGCCGCCACCGACCAGTCGGACGGGGGCGCGACGCCGGGCGGAGACACGAGTGGTGGCACGGAGACCACGGCGCGTCAGTTGCTGCCGGTCCTCCCGATCCCGAGATGA